In Rhodothermales bacterium, the genomic window TCGGCGACGGTAGCCAGCAGGCGTTCGCTACCGAACTGCTCGTGGAGGGCGTTGAGGGAATCGGTGCAGCCGTCGGTATAAAACGCGAGGATATCGCCCGCATGCAGGTGCAGGGTGGTCTCGTGGATGGCATCGTCGAACAGAGCGCCGGTCGCGAGGCCGAGCGCCATACCTCCCGGGCGCACAAATTCGGCCTTACGCTCGCTCATACGGCGGGCGATGACGGGGTCGTGGCCGGCGCGGACGAACGTGAAGGTGCCGTCCCGGGTGTCCAGGATCCCGTAGATCATCGAGATGAACATCCCACGGGGGGCGTTTTCGAAGAAGAGCGCATTCACGCGGCTCAGCACGGCAGCCGGCGAAAGCACCTCGCGGCAGAGCGCGCGCAGGAAGCCTTTCGTGAGCGTCATGAAAAATGCGGCCTGGATCCCTTTCCCGCTCACGTCGCCCACGACAATCGCGAGGCGGCGGTCGTCGATCCGGATGAAGTCGTAATAATCTCCCCCCACTTCCTGAGCCGGCAGGCACAACGCCGCGATGTCGACGCCCGGCATGTTGGGCATCTCGGAGGGCAGGAAGGAGGCCTGTACGCGATGGGCGGTTTCGAGCTCGCCCCGGAGCCGCTCTTGCTGGGCGATTTCCTGGAGATAGGCCGGCAGGTACAGCGTTTCGGCCGGCGCGGTGCGTCCGCTCACGAGGCCCACCAGGCCCAGGAGGAAGATGCCGCCGACAAACGCCCAGACAACCACGGCCTCGGCCAGGTCCGGCGCCCCCTCGGGCAGCCATCCAGGGGCTGTGTCCCACAACAACCCGGATACCAGCAGAGCGATGAAACACACGATAAAGTCGTACCGCCAGAACGCGCCGATCACAATCACCGCGATGGCGGCGGATACGAGCATTGTCAGGGCCTCAGGAAAAAGCGAGACAGGGCTTGGATTCAGGAGGGTGAGCAAGCCGACCATCGCGCCGAAGCTCAGGCGCATGGACGGGAGCCGGCGCGCGAGTTCTGGCCCGATGCCCAGGAGCAGCACCAGGAGCAGCAACTGCGTGGTCCATCCCCGGACACCGATGAAGAAGCCGGCGGCCGACAGGCTAAATTCACCGAGGAAGCCGGCTTCGTCCCCCTCGATCAACACGGGTGCATCGTGCAGGACCATGAGGAGGCCGACGAGGGTCCCCAGCAACACGCCGCCCACGGCCAGCCCGCGAACCAGGGCGATGCCTGTCGTTACGTTGTAATAGTTGAAGTTGCGGGTGTAGGTCAGCGCCTGCATCTTCTGCGGCCACGTCATTCGGGCAATGGAATCGGTAGCGCTCGACACGATGAAGGTGATGAAACCGCCAATCGACCCGGATAAGAGGGTTGGGAGTGCCCATACGAGGAGGAGCGACCAGCTCCATTCCTCCTCGTCGAGTAAGTCATGCCCCATCGTGAGGGCGACGATCATGGCGAGGAAGATCCCGCCCATGAGGGCGTCCTGGAGCGCTGATTTTACATCGATCAGGCGTGCACTGAGCCGGCGGAAAAACAGCACCACGACAAAGATGGCGAGTACGGAGGCGAGGATCGCCGCCACCAGGTCCAGGGTGATATTCAGCGTAAACCCCCGTTCGCGTCGGTTCGATGGGGGTCGGCCCGCTTCGTACAGGATTTCGGCACGCAGGAGGAGGCCGCCGGCCGTGATCAACATCTCGGCCTGGACGGGCAGGTTCGAGTTCGGGTCTGTTCCTGTGAACACGACCAGTGAGGAGGCGCGGTCGGGATCATAGGCGATCTCGATGGCCCGAGAACGCGTGATATACCGCGGCAGGGGCAAGGGCGGGGAGCCTTCGGCTTGGGTGTAGAGTGTGTCCACGGCGAAGCGATAGTCGCCGGGCATCAGCGTGTTCAGATGTGTCCTGGCAATCCGTATGGCTTCATTGCGTCGCAGTGGGGTCATTCGGACGAGCGCATTTCCGCTTTCGCGGGGGCCCCGTTCGCCGTCGGGTCTGAAGCCGGGGGGAGGGCCCGGCGAGCGGTTTAGTGAATCGTTGAAGCCAAAAACCATCGCACCCAGCAGGGTGGAGTCCGGCAGTCGAGCCAGCATGTCGAACAACTCGGCCGTCCGCCCGGTGTCCGGTATGGCGCGGAAGAGCACCGTTCGGTTGATCGCCTGGAAGACACGATCCGTGACGGAACTGTTAAACCACCAGACATGGCCGCTATCGTCCAAGCGCAGTTCGAACCAGTTCGTGCTTGGCGGTGGGTCGTCGTCGAGCGAAACATCGGCATCGGATTCGGTGTCGGTCGCTACCGCGGGCAGCCAGCCGCGAACGAACCAGTGGAAGGCCGGCACCCCATCGGAAGCCCGGATCGTCTCCAGCGCGGCGGAGCGCCCTTGTAGCTTCTGCAGGGTATCCAGAAACGCGGGATCCTTTCTGGGGTGGATCTCCCACTCAAGTCCTTCGCTTTCATACCCATGATCGATCAGGAACTGGGTGGCCGCCAGGCGAATCGCTTCGTTGGAGAGCGTCAGCGAGGCCGCCCCCTCCGGAACGATCCGCGGAAGCCCCAGAAAAAAGAGGACAAAGCCGGCCAGGCCCAGTGCGTACACCAGGCCGTCGGTTCGCCGGCTATGTGGGCGAGGTGCAACCATCACCCGGTGCTCAGCAACCGATAGTTCTTAATGCTCCAGATCACTTGTTCGAACGTGACCAGTAGGGCGGTGGTGATCGGCAGCGCCAACAGCATGCCGACGATGCCGTTCAACTGGGCGCCGATGAGCACGACGAACAGAATCACCAACGGGTGGGTACGGACCGCGCGCGAGAAGATAAACGGCTGGTAGAAGCTGTTATCGATGAACTGAGTGATGCTCATGGCGATGATCAGCCCGGGGACAAGGCTAAAATCCCCCGTTTGCCCCAGCGCCATCAACGTGCCGGCCGCGAAGCCGGCGATGGGTCCGAAGTATGGAATCGTGTTGGCGACGCCGGTAAAGATGCCCAGAACGAGCGGGTACTCGAGATCGGTAAATACGAGGGCGATGGAAGCCGTTATCGATACGACGACGATCTGGATGAGCAGGCCACTGATGTACCGCCCGATGCGTGACTGCACTTTTTCGATCAGACCGAGGCCGATCTCGAAGAATCGATTGGGGACGTAGTGCATGAGGCGCCGGCGCAGGAGCAGGGCGTCCTTCAGCAGGAAAAAGGCCACGATCGGCACGATCAACACGGCGAACAGGAGATTGGTGAACAGGTCCACCATGTAGGTGATGACCGTGGCCAGGCCCGCCTCGGCGAACAGTTGTTGCGCAACTCGCGCAAAGCCGGCGTGGACGGTGCCCTCCGGGACGATCGGGAGGAACCTCCGGATCGATACTTCGATGGCCGTCGCCCACTCGGCCACGGTGTCCGCCGTAATCCGTTGTGTCAGCTCGCCCAGTTGACTGCCCATCAAGGGTACGAGCCATGTCAGCAGCAAGCTGAGGCCGGAGAACACCAGCAGGAAGCTCAGTAGGATGGCGAAGGTGCGGTGGATGCCGACATGCTGGATGCGATCGACGAGCGGGCTCGTCATGAAGGCGACGAGCATGCCGATCAGAAGATAAAAAATGATGCCCGAGAACGTCCACACGAGGAGCACTACACTGGCCAATGCGAAGCTCCACAGGACGGTGCGGAAGATCCGATCCGGCGTGATGGTGGCCCGGTTTCGCCACCTGAGCGGCAGCGACACCCGCTCGGACGATCCGTCGGGCGTGGGAAACGATTCCTGTGGATCTGGACCGTTATCGGCTAACATAGGGTGCATCAGACGGTGTACAGCACGTGGCGCCGGCGTCCAACCGTCGTTGAAACGGCCTACGCGCGACATCGAACCCTCTCGGAACCCTAACTGATCCCACCGGCGAGGCCGGGTTGCCGCGCTATGCGTCGCGCTCTTCGCGGAGCGCCGCCTCTACGGCGTGTTGAATCGTATCGAAATCAAAGCCACGCCGCAAGAGAAAGTCGCTCAGTTTTTTTCGACGCTTCCGGGCGTCGATCTCGCCGCGCAATTTGGGGAGCCGGATCCGGGCCTGTCGCAGCGCCTGCTCCGCCGGCGAATCCGACGCCTCGATTGGGGCGAGTGCCTGGTCGATAAGGGTGCGGTCGATGCCGCGGCGCTGCAGTTCCCGACGGATGCGCGTGGGCCCGTACCCTTTGGCCCGAACCCGGCTTTCGACATACCGCAGCGCGTAATCGGCATCGTCCAGATACCCCAGCGTGCGTAGCCGATCCACGGCCTGTTCGGCGACATCCAGGGCAAACCCCCGCTGCCGCAGGGCATCGCGCACTTCGAATACCGTGCGGGCCCTGTGCGCGAGGTAGGCCACGGAGAATCGTCGGGCGCGGAGCCGGGCATCGGCGAGGACGATTGCTTCGGCGGTCTCCTGGTCGATGACGCGGCCGGCGAACAGTGGGAATTCGAGCAAGACATCCACCTCAATGCCAAAGGCAAACTCGCCGTCGAGATAGACAGAAACGCGGGTGGCGTTTTTCTTTTGCGGCTCGATGGCGGTCACCGTGCCGGCGCGAAGCGCACGATCCATCTCTGGCCGCTCGTCCGGCGCGGGGTGATCTGAGGCCCGGAGGCTCATGGCCGCTCGTTGACGTTTACAGTGACGTCTACAGTGACGTCCACAGTGACGTTTACGGTGAGGCTGTCGATCGAAATACCGGCGAAGATGCCGGAGGCGCCTTCGATGTTCGACGCAGGCTCGCGGCGCTGCGGCGCGTCGCGCGTGGCGGCGAACCGGGCATAATCTTCAAAGGAGCGGACGAGGTACACCGTCAGCGCGTGCGGAGGAAAAGGCGTCGTTAGGGAATCCACGGGGATCCCATAGACGCCGGTCCATCGATGGCCTCCGTCTGCAAGCCGCGTCATTTCATCTTCCAGCCGGATCTCGTTGGGCTGCAGGAAAAAATCGATGACCGTGGACGAAAACGCGATCTTCGGACGGAGCTGAGTTTCGATCCAATACGCGCTATCCGCTATGCCCTCGGCGCGCCACCAGAGGGACACCTCGACGGGGTACAGGAACCCTTTCTGCGCGCCGACGCCCAGCGTGTCGAGGCGGAGGGAGTCGATCAGGATCGCATCGACCGGCTCATTGGGGATGTGGATGGACAGGCTGTCGAGCCGGATCCCGGGCGGAGTGGAGCCGGTAGCGGAAGCCGCGAGATCTCGCCAGGTAGCCTCGAGGCGAAAGCGCGTGTAGGCTTCGATGGGGACGAGTTCGTCGGTGACCGGCGTGTAGCGCCCAGGCGTGTCGGTCGGGGCGTAGGAGATCCGGCGGCCGTCGAGATGCAGCGTTATCTCCGCGTCGTCGACGGCGTAGGCGTCGTCGTCGATGGGGTCGGTGAGGGGTTGGCCGCGCTGGACAAGGATGGGAGGCAGCGGCCGGCCGGTCTGCAGGTACCCTTCGATCACGAGCACCTGATCGTCCACCGGCGCGACGGTATCGCAGCCGGCGACGACGGCCATCAGGAGGATGAGGGCGACGAGGCGGTGAAGGGGGCGAGCGACAACGGGGGTGTCCGGCATCACAATTCCATCTCCAGTTCGAACAGCGGAAGGATGGGCAGCCCGCGCAAGTCGCGCGGCTTTACGATCGGCTGCGCCGGGTCGTACAGCCGGTCGATCACATTCCGCCGGTTGGTGAGATTGACGACATGCACCTGCGCCCGCCACCGGGCGCCGATCAGTGTGAATCGGTTGCTGATCGTGAGGTCGAAGCGGACGTATGGAGGCAGTCGGCCGTTATTGATTTCGGGTCGGGATAGGTAGCGTGTAGGCGGCTCGCCGGTGGGGCCGGCGAGGCTGTAACGGGCGACGGGCACGGTAAAGGGGTACCCGCTCCGGGCGGTAGTCGAGAGGGTGATGTTCCAGGTGGTAAAGAACCGGGTGATGGTGGAACGAAAGAGCCTCGGCGCGTCATAGTCCGTGGGGCGAAAGCCGGTCGTGGCCGGGTCCGAGGGGCGGACGAGCGCGCGGCTGCCGGCGTAGTTGATCCACAGCAGCCAGGGCCCGCGCCGTACCTGCGCGGTGTACTCCATCCCGTAGCCCTCGCTTTCGCCACTGGTATATTGCGCCAGCAACGAACCGAGCCCGATGCCCGGGCCGATCAACTCATCTTTGGTCTGGAAGGCGTCGGAGGGGATGAGCACGCGGTCCGCGCGGCGGAAATACGTTTCGGCGGAGAGGGTGAGCCAGGGCAAGGGCCGGCTTTCCCCTTCGAGGGACGTCTGGAAGCCGGTCGAGGGCCGGACGGACCGCGACGTGGGGATCCACCGGCTCGATACGAGATCGTACACGAGCGAGTACCGGTCGCGCAGGCGCTGGATAAACTGCACCTGTTGGCCGGCGGCGGCGCGGACGATCATCCAGCGTGGGTCGGCTATATATTCGACATTCACTTGAGGGCTGGTGTAGACCTGAGGCCGACTGCTGAAGCGGCTCAGGCGTACGCCGGGGCGGATGG contains:
- a CDS encoding AI-2E family transporter, producing MLADNGPDPQESFPTPDGSSERVSLPLRWRNRATITPDRIFRTVLWSFALASVVLLVWTFSGIIFYLLIGMLVAFMTSPLVDRIQHVGIHRTFAILLSFLLVFSGLSLLLTWLVPLMGSQLGELTQRITADTVAEWATAIEVSIRRFLPIVPEGTVHAGFARVAQQLFAEAGLATVITYMVDLFTNLLFAVLIVPIVAFFLLKDALLLRRRLMHYVPNRFFEIGLGLIEKVQSRIGRYISGLLIQIVVVSITASIALVFTDLEYPLVLGIFTGVANTIPYFGPIAGFAAGTLMALGQTGDFSLVPGLIIAMSITQFIDNSFYQPFIFSRAVRTHPLVILFVVLIGAQLNGIVGMLLALPITTALLVTFEQVIWSIKNYRLLSTG
- a CDS encoding RecX family transcriptional regulator → MSLRASDHPAPDERPEMDRALRAGTVTAIEPQKKNATRVSVYLDGEFAFGIEVDVLLEFPLFAGRVIDQETAEAIVLADARLRARRFSVAYLAHRARTVFEVRDALRQRGFALDVAEQAVDRLRTLGYLDDADYALRYVESRVRAKGYGPTRIRRELQRRGIDRTLIDQALAPIEASDSPAEQALRQARIRLPKLRGEIDARKRRKKLSDFLLRRGFDFDTIQHAVEAALREERDA
- a CDS encoding PP2C family protein-serine/threonine phosphatase translates to MVAPRPHSRRTDGLVYALGLAGFVLFFLGLPRIVPEGAASLTLSNEAIRLAATQFLIDHGYESEGLEWEIHPRKDPAFLDTLQKLQGRSAALETIRASDGVPAFHWFVRGWLPAVATDTESDADVSLDDDPPPSTNWFELRLDDSGHVWWFNSSVTDRVFQAINRTVLFRAIPDTGRTAELFDMLARLPDSTLLGAMVFGFNDSLNRSPGPPPGFRPDGERGPRESGNALVRMTPLRRNEAIRIARTHLNTLMPGDYRFAVDTLYTQAEGSPPLPLPRYITRSRAIEIAYDPDRASSLVVFTGTDPNSNLPVQAEMLITAGGLLLRAEILYEAGRPPSNRRERGFTLNITLDLVAAILASVLAIFVVVLFFRRLSARLIDVKSALQDALMGGIFLAMIVALTMGHDLLDEEEWSWSLLLVWALPTLLSGSIGGFITFIVSSATDSIARMTWPQKMQALTYTRNFNYYNVTTGIALVRGLAVGGVLLGTLVGLLMVLHDAPVLIEGDEAGFLGEFSLSAAGFFIGVRGWTTQLLLLVLLLGIGPELARRLPSMRLSFGAMVGLLTLLNPSPVSLFPEALTMLVSAAIAVIVIGAFWRYDFIVCFIALLVSGLLWDTAPGWLPEGAPDLAEAVVVWAFVGGIFLLGLVGLVSGRTAPAETLYLPAYLQEIAQQERLRGELETAHRVQASFLPSEMPNMPGVDIAALCLPAQEVGGDYYDFIRIDDRRLAIVVGDVSGKGIQAAFFMTLTKGFLRALCREVLSPAAVLSRVNALFFENAPRGMFISMIYGILDTRDGTFTFVRAGHDPVIARRMSERKAEFVRPGGMALGLATGALFDDAIHETTLHLHAGDILAFYTDGCTDSLNALHEQFGSERLLATVAETPDGTASDILRHIVGRISTFSGSTGRPDDLTVVIVRIDGIGAALPA